A part of Diceros bicornis minor isolate mBicDic1 chromosome 10, mDicBic1.mat.cur, whole genome shotgun sequence genomic DNA contains:
- the LOC131410661 gene encoding 5-hydroxytryptamine receptor 5B produces MEAANLSVAATGVALPAGPEACNSSPSPGGVVRSTPGGAALPGREPPLSVFTVLVVTLLVLLIAATFLWNLLVLVTILRVRAFHRVPHNLVASTAVSDVLVAALVMPLSLVSELSAGRRWWLGRSLCHVWISFDVLCCTASIWNVAAIALDRYWTITRHLQYTLRTRRRASALMIALTWALSALIALAPLLFGWGEAYDARLQRCQVSQEPSYAVFSTCGAFYLPLGVVLFVYWKIYKAAKFRFGRRRRAVLPVPTTVQVKEAPHEAEMVFMARRPTVTFQAGGDSWREQKEKRAAMMVGILIGVFVLCWIPFFLTELISPLCACSLPPIWKSIFLWLGYSNSFFNPLIYTAFNKNYNNAFKSLFTKQR; encoded by the exons ATGGAAGCAGCTAACCTTTCGGTGGCCGCCACCGGTGTCGCCCTTCCCGCCGGACCCGAGGCCTGCAACAGCAGCCCAAGCCCCGGCGGGGTCGTCAGGTCCACCCCAGGCGGCGCTGCCCTGCCCGGCCGAGAGCCGCCCCTCTCGGTGTTCACGGTGCTGGTGGTGACGCTGCTGGTGCTGCTGATCGCGGCCACTTTCCTGTGGAACCTGCTGGTTCTGGTCACCATCCTGCGCGTCCGTGCCTTCCATCGTGTGCCGCATAACTTGGTGGCCTCGACGGCCGTGTCAGACGTGCTAGTGGCAGCGCTGGTGATGCCACTGAGCCTGGTGAGCGAGCTGTCGGCCGGGCGACGTTGGTGGCTGGGCAGGAGCCTGTGCCACGTGTGGATCTCCTTCGACGTGCTGTGCTGCACCGCCAGCATCTGGAACGTGGCGGCCATCGCCCTGGACCGCTACTGGACCATCACGCGCCACCTGCAGTACACGCTGCGCACCCGCCGCCGCGCCTCGGCGCTCATGATCGCGCTCACCTGGGCGCTCTCCGCGCTCATCGCCCTCGCGCCACTGCTCTTTGGCTGGGGTGAGGCATACGACGCTCGGCTCCAGCGCTGCCAGGTGAGCCAGGAACCCTCCTATGCCGTCTTCTCCACCTGTGGCGCCTTCTACCTGCCGCTCGGCGTAGTGCTATTTGTCTACTGGAAGATCTACAAGGCGGCCAAGTttcgcttcggccgccgccgcAGGGCTGTGCTGCCGGTGCCCACAACCGTGCAG GTGAAGGAGGCCCCTCATGAGGCTGAGATGGTGTTCATGGCGCGTCGCCCAACGGTGACCTTTCAGGCAGGCGGAGACTCGTGGCGGGAGCAGAAGGAGAAGCGGGCAGCTATGATGGTGGGCATTCTCATTGGCGTGTTTGTGCTGTGCTGGATTCCCTTCTTCCTGACGGAGCTCATCAGCCCCCTCTGTGCCTGCAGCCTGCCCCCCATCTGGAAAAGCATATTCTTGTGGCTTGGCTACTCCAATTCTTTCTTCAACCCCCTGATTTACACAGCGTTTAACAAGAACTACAACAACGCCTTCAAGAGCCTCTTCACCAAGCAGAGATAA